In Halobaculum magnesiiphilum, the following proteins share a genomic window:
- a CDS encoding YccF domain-containing protein has translation MAQRSLFTRALWFVAVGWWATPAVVNLAWFLNATVIGLPLGIKLINLVPTVLTLKEPRSLSAPDDARGQRSLLVRGVYFVLVGWWLSLLWANVAAFLAITIVGLPVAYWMFNRLPFVTSLYRFDG, from the coding sequence ATGGCACAACGCTCGCTGTTCACTCGCGCGCTGTGGTTCGTCGCCGTCGGCTGGTGGGCCACGCCCGCGGTCGTCAACCTCGCGTGGTTCCTCAACGCCACCGTGATCGGGCTCCCGCTGGGGATCAAACTGATCAACCTCGTGCCGACGGTGTTGACGCTCAAGGAACCGCGGTCGCTGTCGGCGCCCGATGACGCCCGCGGCCAGCGGTCGCTGCTCGTCCGCGGCGTCTACTTCGTGCTCGTCGGCTGGTGGCTCAGCCTCCTGTGGGCGAACGTCGCCGCGTTCCTCGCGATCACGATCGTCGGGCTGCCGGTCGCCTACTGGATGTTCAACCGCCTCCCGTTCGTCACGTCGC
- a CDS encoding AAA family ATPase — MRVIGTVGLPGSGKGEAAAVAEEEGVPVVTMGDVIRAECRDRGLDPAEHHGAIARALREENGPAAIADRSIPLIEEAAAAGDTDAVLVDGLRAPVELERFRERFGDDFTLVAITAPFDLRAERLGDRGRDDSDVDREALRDREERELGFGMGEVIDAADVTIENTDTLAAFRDRVRAVLRGNADAPDPAVDATEVEK, encoded by the coding sequence ATGCGAGTCATCGGAACGGTCGGCCTGCCCGGCAGCGGGAAGGGCGAGGCCGCCGCGGTCGCCGAGGAGGAGGGCGTTCCCGTCGTCACCATGGGGGATGTCATCCGCGCGGAGTGTCGCGACCGCGGGCTCGACCCCGCAGAGCACCACGGCGCGATCGCCCGCGCACTCCGCGAGGAGAACGGCCCCGCCGCGATCGCCGATCGCTCGATCCCGCTGATCGAGGAGGCCGCCGCCGCGGGCGACACGGACGCCGTGCTCGTCGACGGCCTGCGCGCGCCCGTCGAGCTGGAGCGCTTCCGCGAACGGTTCGGCGACGACTTCACGCTCGTCGCCATCACCGCGCCGTTCGATCTACGCGCCGAACGGCTCGGCGACCGCGGACGCGACGACTCCGACGTTGACCGGGAGGCGTTGCGCGACCGCGAGGAGCGCGAACTCGGCTTCGGCATGGGCGAGGTCATCGACGCCGCAGACGTGACCATCGAGAACACCGACACGCTCGCGGCGTTCCGCGACCGCGTCCGGGCCGTGCTGCGGGGGAACGCCGACGCCCCCGATCCCGCCGTCGACGCGACGGAGGTGGAGAAGTGA
- a CDS encoding RNA-binding domain-containing protein: MTTVYSVDARIEAPVRDTEVTDRVRDAVEALFPNAEFVSEPGTLVAETHTLDDFSDKLHEQEILDTARREFERNRTDDGFTFNLKKQAAFQGVVNFAVGDPDELGDISVEVTVRSPSVEEYIDHLAPPTEDGAPVDPDSR, encoded by the coding sequence GTGACGACCGTCTACAGCGTCGACGCGCGGATCGAGGCGCCGGTGCGCGACACCGAGGTGACCGACCGCGTCCGCGACGCCGTCGAGGCGCTGTTTCCCAACGCGGAGTTCGTCTCCGAGCCGGGCACCCTCGTCGCCGAGACGCACACGCTCGATGACTTCTCCGACAAGCTCCACGAACAGGAGATCCTCGACACCGCACGCCGCGAGTTCGAGCGCAACCGTACCGACGACGGCTTCACGTTCAACCTGAAGAAGCAGGCCGCCTTCCAGGGCGTCGTCAACTTCGCCGTCGGCGACCCCGACGAGCTGGGCGACATCTCCGTGGAGGTGACCGTCCGCTCGCCGTCGGTCGAGGAGTACATCGACCACCTCGCGCCGCCCACCGAGGACGGCGCGCCCGTCGACCCCGACAGCCGCTGA
- a CDS encoding DUF7347 domain-containing protein — protein sequence MEFTPTGPSASRDDARAGDADPQGDDAARDAADALSALASEHRIAILRELAAADGPLSFSTLRERVGMRDTGRFNYHLGELRGRFVRERDGGYVLGHAGERVVLAAADLDPEGAAMLADGRTTEGGGDDACPVCGEVDCDRVIHVHLSGR from the coding sequence ATGGAGTTCACACCGACGGGGCCGTCCGCCTCGCGCGACGACGCGCGCGCCGGGGACGCCGACCCCCAGGGCGACGACGCCGCCCGCGACGCCGCCGACGCCCTCTCCGCGCTCGCCTCCGAGCACCGGATCGCGATCCTCCGCGAGTTGGCGGCGGCCGACGGGCCGCTGTCGTTCTCGACGCTGCGCGAGCGGGTCGGGATGCGCGACACCGGCCGGTTCAACTACCACCTCGGGGAGCTGCGCGGCCGGTTCGTTCGCGAGCGCGACGGCGGGTACGTCCTCGGCCACGCGGGCGAACGGGTCGTGCTCGCGGCCGCCGACCTCGATCCCGAGGGCGCCGCGATGTTGGCGGACGGGCGGACGACTGAGGGCGGGGGCGACGACGCGTGCCCGGTGTGCGGCGAGGTCGACTGCGACCGCGTGATCCACGTCCACCTCTCGGGGCGATAA
- a CDS encoding magnesium transporter, with product MPTEWSVRAITRAMLPVLLALALVELGSGLVLGALEDRLLRSPSLLVLVPVTIGTAGNLGSILAARLSTAFHLGTLSFDPADDELAGNAVATVALAVTLFPVIGLGAWALAALVGETTLGPGTVLVVALSAGVALAVLAVAVTLAATYTAYRLSLDPDDVVIPVVTNVCDVLGIVVLFAAVVAFT from the coding sequence GTGCCGACCGAGTGGTCCGTCCGCGCGATCACCCGCGCGATGTTGCCCGTGTTGCTCGCGCTCGCGCTCGTCGAGCTGGGGTCGGGGCTGGTGCTCGGCGCGCTGGAGGACCGGCTGCTCCGGTCGCCGTCGCTGCTCGTGCTCGTTCCGGTCACGATCGGCACCGCGGGCAACCTCGGGTCGATCCTCGCGGCGCGGCTCTCGACGGCGTTCCACCTCGGGACGCTCTCCTTCGACCCCGCGGACGACGAGCTCGCGGGCAACGCCGTCGCCACGGTCGCGCTCGCGGTGACCCTGTTCCCGGTCATCGGCCTCGGCGCGTGGGCCCTCGCGGCGCTCGTCGGCGAGACGACGCTCGGGCCGGGGACGGTGCTCGTGGTCGCGCTGTCGGCCGGCGTCGCCCTCGCCGTCCTCGCGGTCGCGGTGACGCTCGCGGCGACGTACACGGCCTACCGGCTCTCGCTCGACCCCGACGACGTGGTCATCCCCGTGGTCACCAACGTCTGCGACGTGCTCGGCATCGTCGTGCTGTTCGCGGCCGTAGTGGCGTTCACGTGA
- a CDS encoding magnesium transporter translates to MGIRETAGEAYREALPALATSAVGGLLAGVVLGGMRAELRAIEGLLVLVPALLATRGSVFGSFGARISTGLHQGIVEPRVDLGDDRLRAAATAALANGVLVSLVAAVLTVTALTLLASPVAPLSVMLGVALIASVLSGAALTAVVLLVVFAGYRRGYNPDTFVGPVVTTTGDVAGVFFLLVAARAVLALVAAAGGGA, encoded by the coding sequence ATGGGGATCCGCGAGACGGCCGGGGAGGCGTACCGCGAGGCGCTGCCGGCGCTCGCGACGAGCGCGGTCGGGGGGTTGCTCGCGGGCGTCGTACTCGGGGGCATGCGCGCCGAACTCCGGGCGATCGAGGGGCTGCTCGTGCTCGTGCCCGCGCTGCTCGCGACCCGCGGAAGCGTGTTCGGGAGCTTCGGCGCGCGCATCTCCACCGGACTCCACCAGGGGATCGTCGAACCGCGGGTCGACCTCGGCGACGACCGGCTGCGCGCGGCGGCGACGGCGGCACTCGCAAACGGCGTGCTCGTGTCGCTCGTCGCCGCCGTGCTCACCGTGACGGCGCTCACGCTGCTCGCGAGTCCGGTCGCGCCGCTGTCGGTCATGCTCGGCGTCGCGCTGATCGCGAGCGTCCTCTCGGGGGCGGCGCTGACGGCCGTCGTGCTGTTGGTCGTGTTCGCGGGCTACCGTCGGGGGTACAACCCCGACACGTTCGTCGGCCCGGTGGTGACGACCACCGGCGACGTTGCCGGCGTGTTCTTCCTGTTGGTCGCGGCGCGGGCCGTCCTCGCGCTGGTGGCCGCGGCGGGAGGTGGGGCGTAG
- the surE gene encoding 5'/3'-nucleotidase SurE codes for MTDSQAQVLLTNDDGVDAGGLAALYEELRAVADVTVVAPAENQSGVGRARSRAVDVDDHEWGHAVHGTPADCVAYALRALDEEFDLVVSGCNHGPNCGEYIMGHSGTVGAAVEAAYLGVPAVAVSAYHREEFFPPAEFTFETPARLTRLLAEHVLDRGDGSGSGSGSTDGGADLADADLLSVNAPVDAADCDLRLTEPLADYGVDVREASPEERETHDGDWRLESDFWARLDQPGRHPTLEQVGDSYPAWSDRAAVVDGDASVSALRVPQVPIHSERLDDLVAAVNRDWRAEREAAPAADDD; via the coding sequence ATGACCGACTCGCAGGCGCAGGTGTTGCTGACGAACGACGACGGCGTCGACGCCGGCGGCCTCGCGGCGCTGTACGAGGAGCTGCGCGCCGTCGCCGACGTGACCGTCGTCGCGCCCGCCGAGAACCAGTCGGGCGTGGGGCGGGCGCGCTCGCGCGCCGTCGACGTGGACGACCACGAGTGGGGCCACGCGGTCCACGGCACGCCCGCCGACTGCGTCGCCTACGCGCTCCGGGCGCTGGACGAGGAGTTCGATCTGGTCGTCTCCGGGTGCAACCACGGCCCCAACTGCGGCGAGTACATCATGGGCCACTCGGGCACCGTCGGCGCGGCCGTCGAGGCGGCGTACCTCGGGGTTCCCGCGGTCGCCGTCTCCGCGTACCACCGCGAGGAGTTCTTCCCGCCGGCTGAGTTCACCTTCGAGACGCCCGCGCGGCTGACCCGCCTGCTCGCCGAACACGTGCTCGACCGCGGCGACGGGAGTGGGAGCGGGAGCGGAAGCACGGACGGCGGCGCCGACCTCGCGGACGCGGATCTGCTCTCGGTGAACGCTCCCGTCGACGCGGCCGACTGCGACCTCCGGCTCACCGAGCCGCTGGCCGACTACGGCGTCGACGTGCGCGAGGCCTCCCCGGAGGAGCGCGAGACCCACGACGGCGACTGGCGGCTCGAATCCGACTTCTGGGCGCGCCTCGATCAGCCGGGGCGACACCCGACGCTGGAGCAGGTGGGCGACTCCTACCCCGCGTGGTCCGACCGCGCGGCCGTCGTCGACGGCGACGCGAGCGTCTCGGCGCTGCGCGTACCCCAGGTGCCGATTCACTCCGAACGGCTGGACGACCTCGTCGCCGCGGTGAACCGCGACTGGCGGGCCGAGCGCGAGGCCGCGCCGGCGGCGGACGACGACTGA
- a CDS encoding MBL fold metallo-hydrolase translates to MRCTLLGTGDALGVPVPLCDCAFCAASDPRRRPGLLVEAAGTTLLIDAPPDVTPALREASVTDLDAVFLTHGHYDHAAGVSELNHTRYERHLLNGDDLGHDHPVADPFETYVPRSVLQKYATERPGLVDRVGMAVVSPGDPVSVGALSVTAFEVEHGEPLFPTLGYVVRGPRSEGPRGDADPDEAVVGYAPDLNAAPDPGSVPADGLDLLFVEGSVLGAELHAEAAALRAGLDRLDADRRVATNVSEHMLRLHTGAVEERGREHGYEVWADGDAATL, encoded by the coding sequence GTGCGCTGTACCCTCCTCGGCACCGGCGACGCCCTCGGCGTCCCCGTGCCCCTGTGCGACTGTGCGTTCTGTGCGGCGAGCGACCCGCGACGGCGGCCCGGCCTCCTCGTCGAGGCGGCGGGAACGACGCTTCTCATCGACGCGCCTCCGGACGTGACTCCCGCACTTCGCGAGGCGAGCGTGACCGACCTCGACGCCGTGTTCCTCACGCACGGCCACTACGACCACGCCGCCGGCGTCTCCGAGCTGAACCACACCCGGTACGAACGGCACCTCCTGAACGGCGACGACCTCGGCCACGATCATCCGGTCGCCGACCCCTTCGAGACGTACGTCCCCCGTAGCGTCCTGCAGAAGTACGCCACCGAACGGCCGGGGCTCGTCGACCGCGTCGGGATGGCGGTCGTCTCGCCCGGCGACCCGGTGTCGGTCGGGGCACTCTCGGTCACGGCGTTCGAGGTGGAACACGGCGAACCGCTGTTTCCGACGCTCGGGTACGTCGTCCGCGGCCCGCGGTCGGAGGGGCCCCGTGGGGACGCCGACCCGGACGAGGCGGTCGTCGGCTACGCGCCGGATCTGAACGCCGCACCCGATCCCGGGAGCGTCCCCGCCGACGGACTCGACCTCCTGTTCGTGGAGGGGTCGGTGCTGGGGGCGGAACTCCACGCCGAGGCCGCGGCGCTTCGGGCCGGCCTCGACCGCCTCGACGCCGACCGGCGCGTCGCCACGAACGTCTCCGAGCACATGCTCCGGCTGCACACCGGGGCGGTCGAGGAACGCGGACGGGAACACGGCTACGAGGTGTGGGCCGACGGCGACGCGGCGACGCTGTAG
- a CDS encoding MFS transporter, producing MGTGVGSRLRALADYDVLALTALIWFLAKFLRYAFPPLFPAFRDALGVSSAVLGVAFTAMLTVYAAMQFPSGALADRVGARRVIVAGAVVTGLGALVLAVPVPDALALGVLGGGMLLVGLGTGVHKTVAVRLLSRLYPGRTGRALGVLDTLGAFGGVAAPAAVVAVTGATVAGVALPWLDWHALFLAGAVAAGGLALLFARSAPDPGAADLGGAATDGSDDADTAAGDDTSDHAETDGVDDTGGALRRYAALFREPAFAFFVLATVCFSFAYNGAVAFLPLYLTDAAGLPETTASLLYSGLFVVSLVQLGTGDLSDRVGQLPVIAATLALATGGLLALLSVSGVVAVAGAVVAFGLGSHGFRPVRGAYLAAVLPESAAGGGLGVVRTLLMSAGALAPAVVGGVADATGFGAAFGVLAVALVASLALTGVVAVVDGS from the coding sequence ATGGGAACCGGCGTCGGATCGCGGCTGCGCGCGCTCGCCGATTACGACGTGCTCGCGCTCACGGCGCTGATCTGGTTTCTCGCGAAGTTCCTCCGGTACGCGTTCCCGCCGCTGTTTCCCGCGTTCCGTGACGCGCTCGGCGTCTCCAGCGCGGTCCTCGGGGTCGCGTTCACCGCGATGTTGACCGTCTACGCGGCGATGCAGTTCCCCAGCGGCGCGCTCGCCGACCGGGTCGGCGCGCGGCGGGTGATCGTCGCCGGCGCGGTCGTCACCGGCCTCGGCGCGCTCGTGCTCGCGGTGCCCGTCCCCGACGCCCTCGCGCTCGGCGTCCTCGGCGGCGGCATGCTGCTCGTCGGCCTCGGCACCGGCGTCCACAAGACCGTCGCCGTCCGGCTGCTCTCGCGGCTGTACCCCGGGCGGACCGGCCGCGCGCTCGGGGTGCTCGACACGCTCGGCGCCTTCGGCGGCGTCGCCGCCCCCGCCGCCGTCGTGGCGGTCACCGGCGCGACGGTCGCCGGCGTCGCGCTCCCGTGGCTCGACTGGCACGCGCTGTTCCTCGCGGGCGCGGTCGCCGCCGGCGGGCTCGCGCTCCTGTTCGCCCGCAGCGCTCCGGATCCGGGTGCGGCCGACCTCGGCGGTGCCGCCACCGACGGGTCCGACGACGCCGACACGGCCGCCGGCGACGACACGAGCGACCACGCCGAGACGGACGGCGTCGACGACACGGGCGGCGCCCTCCGTCGCTACGCGGCGCTGTTTCGCGAGCCCGCCTTCGCGTTCTTCGTCCTCGCGACGGTCTGCTTCTCGTTCGCGTACAACGGCGCCGTCGCCTTCCTCCCCCTCTATCTGACCGACGCCGCGGGGCTGCCCGAGACGACCGCCTCGCTGCTGTACTCGGGGCTGTTCGTCGTCTCGCTCGTCCAGTTGGGAACCGGCGACCTCTCGGACCGCGTCGGACAGCTCCCGGTGATCGCCGCGACGCTCGCGCTCGCGACCGGCGGGCTCCTCGCGCTGCTGTCGGTCTCGGGCGTCGTCGCCGTCGCCGGGGCGGTGGTCGCGTTCGGGCTGGGCAGTCACGGCTTCCGCCCCGTCCGGGGCGCGTACCTCGCCGCCGTCCTCCCCGAATCGGCTGCCGGCGGCGGACTCGGCGTCGTCCGGACGCTGTTGATGAGCGCCGGCGCGCTCGCGCCCGCCGTCGTCGGCGGCGTCGCCGACGCGACCGGCTTCGGCGCCGCCTTCGGCGTGCTCGCGGTCGCGCTGGTGGCGTCGCTGGCGCTGACGGGCGTCGTCGCGGTCGTCGATGGGTCGTAG
- a CDS encoding cupin domain-containing protein, translating to MSYATVNYRDVEPAAGAMHFLRDPLECEHLGVTVVDCDPGWTGKEHDHAERDHEEVYLLVEGAATVAVDGEEVELEPGDAVRISPDATRQIRNGDAESTLVLAGAP from the coding sequence GTGAGCTACGCCACCGTCAACTACCGCGATGTCGAGCCGGCCGCGGGCGCGATGCACTTCCTGCGCGACCCGCTGGAGTGTGAGCACCTCGGCGTCACCGTCGTCGACTGTGACCCCGGGTGGACCGGGAAGGAACACGACCACGCCGAGCGCGACCACGAGGAGGTGTACCTCCTCGTCGAGGGCGCCGCGACGGTCGCCGTCGACGGGGAAGAGGTCGAGCTGGAGCCCGGCGACGCCGTCCGGATCTCCCCGGACGCGACCCGGCAGATCCGCAACGGCGACGCCGAGAGTACGCTGGTACTCGCCGGCGCACCGTAG
- a CDS encoding signal recognition particle protein Srp54 produces MVLDDLGSSLRGTMDSLRGKSRIDEDDVQEVVKQIQRSLLSADVDVDLVMELSDSIKTRALEEEPPGGTTARDHVLKIVYEEMVDLIGESTEIPLEEQTIMLAGLQGSGKTTTAAKMAWWFSKKGLRPAVIQTDTFRPGAYDQAKQMSENAEVEFYGDPDNDDPVDIAREGLEATADADVRIVDTAGRHALEDDLIEEIEQIDDAVDPDRSLLVLDAAIGQGAKEQARQFEESIGIDGVVITKLDGTAKGGGALTAVNETGSSIAFLGAGETVQDIERFEPNGFISRLLGMGDLKQLSERVERAMEETQEEDDWDPEDMMEGEFTLKDMRNQMKAMDRMGPLDQVLDMIPGMGGGIMDQLPDDAMDVTQERMRSFEIAMDSMTEEELENPAVIKSDRLERIARGSGVPKERIEELLEQHSMMKRTMDQFGNMGDGDMQRMMKKLQQQGGGGGGGGMGGMGPFG; encoded by the coding sequence ATGGTACTCGACGATCTGGGGAGCTCCCTCCGGGGCACGATGGACTCGCTCCGCGGGAAGTCCCGTATCGACGAGGACGACGTGCAGGAGGTCGTCAAGCAGATCCAGCGCTCGCTGCTGTCGGCCGACGTGGACGTCGACCTCGTGATGGAGCTGTCGGACAGCATCAAGACCCGCGCGCTGGAGGAGGAACCCCCAGGCGGCACGACCGCCCGCGACCACGTCCTCAAGATCGTCTACGAGGAGATGGTCGACCTCATCGGCGAGTCGACCGAGATCCCGCTGGAGGAGCAGACGATCATGCTCGCCGGTCTCCAGGGCTCCGGGAAGACGACGACGGCCGCCAAGATGGCGTGGTGGTTCTCGAAGAAGGGGCTGCGCCCGGCGGTCATCCAGACCGACACGTTCCGCCCCGGCGCCTACGACCAGGCCAAGCAGATGTCCGAGAACGCCGAGGTGGAGTTCTACGGCGACCCGGACAACGACGACCCCGTCGACATCGCCCGGGAGGGGCTGGAGGCCACGGCGGACGCCGACGTGCGCATCGTCGACACCGCCGGTCGCCACGCGCTGGAGGACGATCTCATCGAGGAGATCGAGCAGATCGACGACGCGGTCGACCCGGACCGCTCGCTGCTCGTGCTCGACGCCGCGATCGGCCAGGGCGCCAAAGAGCAGGCCCGGCAGTTCGAGGAGTCGATCGGCATCGACGGCGTCGTGATCACGAAGCTCGACGGGACCGCGAAGGGCGGCGGGGCGCTGACGGCCGTCAACGAGACCGGTTCCTCCATCGCGTTCCTCGGCGCCGGGGAAACGGTGCAGGACATCGAGCGCTTCGAGCCCAACGGCTTCATCTCGCGGCTGCTCGGGATGGGCGACCTCAAGCAGCTCTCCGAGCGCGTCGAGCGCGCGATGGAGGAGACGCAGGAGGAGGACGACTGGGACCCCGAGGACATGATGGAGGGGGAATTCACCCTCAAGGACATGCGCAACCAGATGAAGGCGATGGACCGCATGGGGCCCCTCGACCAGGTGCTCGACATGATCCCCGGCATGGGCGGCGGGATCATGGACCAGCTCCCCGACGACGCGATGGACGTGACCCAGGAGCGCATGCGCTCGTTCGAGATCGCGATGGACTCGATGACCGAGGAGGAGCTGGAGAACCCCGCGGTCATCAAGAGCGACCGGCTGGAGCGGATCGCCCGCGGCTCCGGCGTTCCGAAGGAGCGCATCGAGGAGCTGCTCGAACAGCACAGCATGATGAAGCGCACGATGGACCAGTTCGGCAACATGGGCGACGGCGACATGCAGCGCATGATGAAGAAGCTGCAACAGCAGGGCGGCGGCGGTGGCGGCGGCGGCATGGGCGGGATGGGTCCGTTCGGGTGA
- a CDS encoding LysE family translocator, producing the protein MFGLDAATLAAYVAAAGALILVPGQDTLVVLTRGFASRAAGVGAAVGVAVGVLIHATAAALGLAAVYRAVPAAATLVTLAGAAYLLWLAIDTAKGHGFGSRPRDGRPSDARPDGGPAEPGTGTVSDGFRRGLLTNVANPKVALFFLAFLPGFAGDGEPTTMVALGAVYALLTVAYLGAVGALAGRIGAVATGRTARAIRLGSAAVLVALAAALIVRVV; encoded by the coding sequence GTGTTCGGGCTCGACGCCGCAACCCTCGCCGCCTACGTCGCCGCCGCGGGCGCGCTGATCCTCGTCCCCGGACAGGACACCCTCGTCGTCCTCACCCGCGGGTTCGCCTCGCGCGCGGCCGGCGTCGGCGCGGCCGTCGGGGTCGCCGTCGGCGTCCTGATCCACGCCACCGCGGCGGCGCTGGGACTGGCGGCCGTCTACCGCGCGGTCCCGGCCGCGGCGACGCTCGTCACGCTCGCGGGCGCTGCGTACCTCCTGTGGCTCGCGATCGACACGGCGAAAGGGCACGGTTTCGGGTCGAGACCGCGAGACGGTCGACCGTCTGACGCTCGACCCGACGGCGGCCCCGCGGAGCCCGGAACCGGGACCGTCAGCGACGGGTTCCGTCGCGGCCTCCTGACCAACGTCGCGAACCCGAAGGTCGCGCTCTTTTTCCTCGCGTTCCTCCCCGGATTCGCCGGCGACGGCGAACCGACGACGATGGTCGCGCTCGGGGCCGTGTACGCCCTGCTCACCGTCGCGTACCTCGGTGCCGTCGGCGCGCTCGCGGGCCGGATCGGCGCGGTGGCGACCGGCCGGACCGCGCGGGCGATCCGGCTCGGCTCTGCGGCGGTGCTGGTCGCGCTGGCGGCGGCGCTGATCGTGCGGGTCGTGTGA
- a CDS encoding M48 family metalloprotease, protein MVPLQSAVASSTPDLGPPVVFWVLLCLLGAVVGAVGSALARRLSNPVGKYRLLYVGAVLPLGVLAYGLLSILDLGAAVRAALVGGSTGTVAVDVFLSEFLTMSAAGTVALVAYAPTVRGVRAVRDIDLGTGRAVALMARWLLGASGVFALAFTPFRVGVGSGASIVAVAAGLVALVVGVLAASPWIVGALRSTRKPTDDDAARIDRLRERAGVGSGLVDEVRVLDTDDEETANAFVRGIGPTRRLFVTSTFLDALDDETAAALLAVQAGRVRSRALSRRMGAVIGAAVPLLAAFSGSSGPNGPLVAVAGVALAGGLWYARRGIVAADDRAAESVGADAVADALERYAEVHAMEPSRRRVPNPLSANVALGDRIDRLRERAREGGEAADAPNA, encoded by the coding sequence ATGGTCCCGCTTCAGTCCGCAGTCGCGTCCTCCACGCCCGATCTCGGCCCGCCGGTCGTCTTCTGGGTGCTCCTCTGTCTGCTCGGGGCGGTCGTCGGCGCCGTCGGCAGCGCCCTCGCGCGTCGACTCTCGAACCCCGTCGGGAAGTACCGCTTGCTGTACGTCGGCGCCGTCCTTCCGCTCGGGGTGCTGGCGTACGGCCTCCTGTCGATCCTCGATCTGGGCGCGGCCGTCCGTGCGGCGCTCGTCGGCGGATCGACCGGCACCGTCGCCGTCGACGTGTTCCTCTCGGAGTTCCTGACGATGTCTGCGGCCGGCACCGTCGCGCTCGTCGCGTACGCGCCGACGGTGCGCGGGGTCCGCGCCGTCCGCGACATCGACCTCGGGACGGGCCGCGCGGTCGCACTGATGGCCCGGTGGTTGCTGGGCGCGAGCGGCGTGTTCGCGCTCGCGTTCACGCCGTTCCGGGTCGGTGTCGGGTCAGGCGCCTCGATAGTCGCCGTCGCGGCCGGGCTCGTCGCGCTCGTGGTCGGGGTGCTCGCGGCGTCGCCCTGGATCGTCGGCGCGCTCCGGTCGACGCGAAAGCCGACCGACGACGACGCCGCCCGGATCGACCGCCTCCGCGAGCGCGCCGGGGTCGGTTCGGGGCTCGTCGACGAGGTTCGCGTGCTCGACACCGACGACGAGGAGACCGCGAACGCGTTCGTCCGCGGGATCGGCCCGACCCGGCGGCTGTTCGTGACGAGCACGTTCCTCGACGCCCTCGACGACGAGACCGCCGCGGCGCTGCTCGCGGTGCAGGCCGGACGCGTCCGCTCGCGGGCGCTGTCGCGTCGAATGGGCGCGGTGATCGGCGCGGCCGTCCCGCTTCTGGCCGCGTTCTCCGGTTCCAGCGGTCCGAACGGCCCGCTCGTCGCCGTCGCCGGCGTCGCGCTCGCCGGGGGGCTGTGGTACGCGCGCCGGGGAATCGTCGCGGCCGACGACCGCGCGGCCGAATCGGTCGGCGCCGACGCCGTCGCCGACGCGCTGGAGCGGTACGCCGAGGTGCACGCCATGGAGCCGTCGCGTCGGCGGGTACCGAACCCGCTCTCGGCGAACGTCGCGCTGGGAGACCGGATCGACCGCCTCCGCGAGCGTGCCCGGGAGGGCGGGGAGGCAGCGGACGCCCCGAACGCGTAG
- the hisG gene encoding ATP phosphoribosyltransferase yields the protein MRIAVPNKGRLHEPTIDLLERAGLHIENTADRQLYADTVDPDVSVLFARAADIPEYVADGAADVGITGLDQARESGHDLVDLLDLGYGRCRLVLAAPEDGDIADPEDVSGLTVATEFPRITREYFDRKGIDCEVVEVTGATELTPHVDMADAIVDITSTGTTLQVNRLAVVDEVLASSVRLFARPDVADDDKVGQVRTAFESVTAAEDKRYLMMNAPREALADVKEVLPGMGGPTVMDVADGETEHVAVHAVVDERAVFEVIDELKRVGASDILVTEIERLVE from the coding sequence ATGCGCATCGCCGTGCCCAACAAGGGCCGCCTGCACGAGCCGACGATCGACCTGCTCGAACGCGCCGGCCTGCACATCGAGAACACCGCCGACCGGCAGCTGTACGCCGACACGGTCGACCCGGACGTGTCCGTGCTGTTCGCGCGCGCCGCCGACATCCCGGAGTACGTCGCCGACGGCGCCGCCGACGTGGGGATCACCGGACTCGATCAGGCCAGGGAGTCGGGTCACGACCTCGTCGACCTGCTCGATCTGGGCTACGGCCGCTGCCGGCTCGTGCTCGCGGCGCCCGAGGACGGCGACATCGCCGACCCCGAGGACGTTTCCGGCTTGACCGTCGCCACCGAGTTCCCGCGGATCACCCGGGAGTACTTCGACCGGAAGGGGATCGACTGCGAGGTCGTCGAGGTGACGGGCGCGACCGAGCTCACCCCGCACGTCGACATGGCCGACGCCATCGTCGACATCACCTCCACGGGCACCACCCTCCAGGTGAACCGCCTCGCGGTCGTCGACGAGGTGCTCGCCTCCTCGGTCCGGCTGTTCGCCCGTCCCGACGTGGCCGACGACGACAAGGTCGGGCAGGTGCGGACGGCCTTCGAGTCGGTGACCGCCGCCGAGGACAAGCGCTACCTGATGATGAACGCGCCGCGCGAGGCGCTCGCGGACGTGAAGGAGGTGCTCCCCGGCATGGGCGGCCCGACGGTGATGGACGTGGCCGACGGCGAGACCGAACACGTCGCCGTCCACGCGGTCGTCGACGAGCGCGCGGTGTTCGAGGTCATCGACGAGCTGAAGCGCGTCGGCGCCAGCGACATCCTCGTCACCGAGATCGAGCGACTCGTCGAGTAG